TGGCGGCATGGATGGCCGCGCCTTGCGCCACGGAGGTATGCGGCGAAATCCCCTGGTACGGTTTCACGCCGGTCACCTGCTCCAACAGCAGCGGCACGCGTGGCATCAGCGTGGAACCGCCAACGAGCACGATCGCGTCCAGTTCCTTCGCGCCGACTTTGCCGGTGTTGAGCACCAACTCCGTGGTGTCGATCGTACGTTGCAGCAAATCGCCCGTGAGTTGCTCGAATTGATCCCGCGTGATGCTGACCGACACCGCCTTGCCGCCGTGGCGGAACGTGATCGACGTTTTTTGCCCCTCGGAAAGCGCGATCTTGGCCTGGTCGCAATCGTTCCGCAGTACATGGACCGCCGCCGGAACTTGTCGCAGGTCGACGCCGTGTTTGGCCTGGAATTCATCCGCCACGAGGTCCAGCAGCCGGTCGTTCCAATCGACGCCGCCCAGATGCACGTCGCCATCGGTGGCCAGCACTTGGAAGTGCGTCGGCGTGTACTTGACCAGCGTCACGTCGAACGTACCGCCGCCAAGGTCGTAAACCAGCACCAGGCGGGGTCGCTCGGTCTCTTTGCCGACGCCCAACTCGCCGCGGTGCCAGGCGTAAGTCAGCGTCGCTGCGGTCGGCTCGTTGATGATGTCGATGGCGTTGATGCCCGCGATCTTCGCGGCGTCCTGCGTGGCCTTTCGCCGGGCGTCGTTGAAGTAATAGGGCACCGTGATGACCGCATTGCCAACCTTGCCGATCCGCTTCTCGGCGTCCTGGCGGAGCTTTTTCAGAATCAGCGCGGAAACAAACTCCGGCGTGATCTCTTTCCCGTCGAACGTCCGCTTGTAGGCCGCCTCGCCCATCTCGCGTTTGACCCGCTCGACGACCTTATCGGGGTCCTCCATGGCGGCCCGGACGCGGCTGGCGCCGACGATCACGTGCCCCTTGTCCGCCAGGAGAATCAGGCTGGGGGTCTCGTCCTCGTCGTCGGCATTCAGGACGGTGATCGGCTCCCCTTCGTCGTTGACGTAGGCCAGCGCGGAAAAAGTGGTGCCCAGGTCGATCCCAACGGTTCGACCAGGCTGAAACTCCATGGCACACATCGCGGCAACACCTTCCAGAGGGGGCCCAAACGGCGGAAAGCTGAACCGTTTAGGCTAATTGGTGCGCCGTGGCGGCGTCAAGCTGCGAGCCGGGTAAGCGACGGCTCTGTTTTGTCGATTTACAACACCTGTTCCCAACCCTCGCCGAGCGTCACCTTCCACCACTCCTCGTCGCGAAGCAGATTCCAGTGGAGTAGGCATCGTCTTTCTCCACGCCCTGGAACCGCGCGTAATAGTAGTCGCGCAACGCCTACAGAGATTTTTGGGCCTCGGCCGGAGACGCGAATCCGTGCTTGGCAAATTAGCAGTTAAGTCATTATATCATTGGTTGAGGTAGGTCAGCTTGACGCGGCCCTTGACGAAGACCACATACACGCTTGAAATCTCGCGCTCGCGGTTCCCGTTGTCGTACCACCATCCGGTCTCACGGCTGCCGGTGGCATACCACCATGCCGTCTTTTCGGCGCCGTCCTGATCGGTATCGCGCGGCCATCCACACCGCCACCAGACTTCAAGCTCCGACATTTCATTTTCCACGCGCGTAGGATCGGTCGGCCGGGCAAGCACTCCCAGGCACACCATGACCGCTACCACTCCCAGCAGCGTCCTGAGCGTGAACCGAATCGGGCGTTTTAGCGGGTTCGAATCCATGCCAGCATTCTATCTGCTGACATAGCTCGGCGTTAAGCTAATGAGAGGTCGCATTGAGGGTGCCCTCGACGGCTTCGTACATGCCCCGCTTTTTGCACGGGAGCCAGTCAAAATGAAA
This sequence is a window from Planctomycetia bacterium. Protein-coding genes within it:
- a CDS encoding Hsp70 family protein; translated protein: MCAMEFQPGRTVGIDLGTTFSALAYVNDEGEPITVLNADDEDETPSLILLADKGHVIVGASRVRAAMEDPDKVVERVKREMGEAAYKRTFDGKEITPEFVSALILKKLRQDAEKRIGKVGNAVITVPYYFNDARRKATQDAAKIAGINAIDIINEPTAATLTYAWHRGELGVGKETERPRLVLVYDLGGGTFDVTLVKYTPTHFQVLATDGDVHLGGVDWNDRLLDLVADEFQAKHGVDLRQVPAAVHVLRNDCDQAKIALSEGQKTSITFRHGGKAVSVSITRDQFEQLTGDLLQRTIDTTELVLNTGKVGAKELDAIVLVGGSTLMPRVPLLLEQVTGVKPYQGISPHTSVAQGAAIHAAILEAKYRGERSEMAEIIRRRLKGVRQDDVNSHGLGVVAVNPRSGKPVNHIMIHRNTPLPAEKSQVFHTIQDSQQRVSVKVVEGDAPDPAACSLIGKCRVTDLPAGLPKGSPIEVTYAFDENGRVTVRAKDMTGGREAKIEIERGGGLNDAQIDAYGKLAHDYKVE